The following coding sequences lie in one Lentilactobacillus sp. SPB1-3 genomic window:
- a CDS encoding class A sortase has protein sequence MLNTTNSKWKTIFKGTVIILLILVSLGLIFNEQIEDQLVSTYRPIITAKTIQQNKRKHANYDFDNVKALDLQSVAKSRLNAERIPVIGSILVPKVKVHLPIAKGTSNTTLALTAGTLRADQKMGKGNYPLAGHNMMKKDVLFSPLYFKSKVGDKVYLTDMKQIYTYKITIRKFIKATDTSVIKQTQKPMITLITCDSTGNNRLMLRGILIGHESFNQANNKLQKQFSNKFNSQL, from the coding sequence ATGTTAAACACCACAAATTCTAAGTGGAAAACGATATTTAAAGGAACTGTAATTATCTTACTTATTCTGGTTTCCTTAGGATTAATTTTCAATGAGCAAATTGAAGATCAGCTAGTAAGCACCTATAGACCAATCATTACCGCTAAAACAATTCAACAAAACAAACGTAAACATGCGAACTATGATTTTGATAACGTCAAGGCTCTGGACCTTCAATCCGTTGCAAAATCACGATTAAACGCAGAAAGAATCCCAGTTATTGGATCAATTCTAGTTCCTAAGGTAAAGGTTCACTTACCAATTGCCAAAGGAACCTCTAACACCACATTAGCTTTAACCGCTGGAACTCTGCGAGCTGATCAGAAGATGGGAAAGGGTAATTATCCGTTAGCTGGACATAACATGATGAAAAAAGATGTATTATTTTCCCCGCTGTATTTCAAATCTAAAGTTGGTGATAAAGTTTATCTCACTGATATGAAGCAAATCTATACGTACAAAATTACTATCAGAAAATTTATTAAAGCAACTGATACCAGTGTGATTAAACAAACCCAAAAGCCAATGATTACCTTGATAACATGTGATTCAACCGGAAACAATAGACTGATGTTACGCGGAATTCTTATCGGTCACGAATCTTTTAACCAAGCTAATAATAAACTTCAGAAACAATTTTCGAATAAATTTAATTCTCAGCTTTAA
- a CDS encoding NADP-dependent oxidoreductase has protein sequence MKAAQIKKYSKTINVQINNIDKPEPISNEVLIKVSYAAVNPLDIMNVHGSVRLMQNYSMPLTLGNEVSGVITEIGNEVNNFKIGDKVYARLPLDKIGGFAEYVAVRASEISNIPNNLTLKQAVAVPLTGLTAYQGLVEELQVKPHKTLFIPGGSGSFGQLAVPVAKSMGLQVIVSGNARMKDHILKLGADQYIDYRKDDYWDLLKDIDYVIDTRGGSELDREMSIMKPGGRILSLIAGPNRQFAVSNNLAAWKTILFGVVGRKLDKIARKHQVEYRFIFVRSNGQQLEKITEIVEKNNIIPQIDSHEFSLDQIQSALE, from the coding sequence ATGAAAGCAGCTCAAATAAAAAAATATTCCAAGACTATTAATGTTCAAATCAATAATATTGATAAACCAGAACCGATCAGCAATGAGGTATTAATCAAAGTAAGTTATGCGGCTGTTAATCCATTAGATATAATGAATGTTCATGGCAGTGTAAGATTGATGCAGAATTATAGCATGCCACTAACATTAGGCAATGAAGTATCAGGAGTGATTACTGAGATTGGCAATGAGGTTAATAATTTTAAGATTGGCGACAAAGTTTATGCAAGATTACCTTTAGATAAAATTGGTGGATTTGCAGAATACGTTGCAGTTAGGGCCAGTGAAATCAGTAATATTCCTAATAATCTGACGCTTAAGCAAGCTGTAGCGGTGCCGTTAACTGGATTAACGGCTTATCAAGGCCTAGTTGAAGAGTTACAAGTTAAGCCTCACAAAACCTTGTTTATTCCAGGAGGTTCAGGAAGTTTCGGACAGTTAGCAGTGCCAGTTGCCAAATCGATGGGCCTTCAAGTAATTGTATCTGGTAATGCTAGAATGAAAGATCATATTTTAAAATTAGGAGCTGATCAGTACATTGACTATCGTAAAGATGATTACTGGGACTTGCTTAAGGATATTGATTACGTGATTGATACTCGAGGGGGTAGTGAATTAGATCGAGAAATGTCTATCATGAAACCCGGTGGGCGAATTTTAAGCTTGATTGCTGGTCCTAATCGACAGTTTGCAGTTTCTAATAACTTAGCGGCATGGAAGACAATTTTATTTGGGGTAGTTGGTCGGAAATTGGATAAAATTGCTCGCAAACATCAAGTTGAATATCGATTCATTTTTGTTCGTTCTAATGGCCAACAGTTGGAAAAAATCACTGAGATAGTTGAGAAAAATAACATTATTCCCCAGATTGATTCCCATGAATTTAGTCTTGATCAAATACAATCGGCATTAGAGTAG
- a CDS encoding alpha/beta hydrolase — protein MKRKYMTTSDQTITYYDEGQGEPIFMLHGFPDSADVWRKLIPMFVNQGYRVIAPDMRGFGQSSIPENVGDFSIQFIMADILKLKKFLNIDQPAKLIAHDWGANIGWMLASFYQSEFESYIAISVGHPYSYAKDGGFEQQKKGWYTMAFLFEGLAEELFSQNNWAGLRTFTQNHPELDSHWIPDLSREGRFTAALNLYRANLEPHNNSQTPDIPQSQIPILGIYGTNDLYLSEAQMKNSSKYLDGEFDYVTVKGGHWLPIDEPEFIFDQATKFYNHQTK, from the coding sequence ATGAAAAGAAAATATATGACAACATCAGATCAAACGATTACCTACTATGACGAAGGCCAAGGCGAACCAATTTTTATGTTACATGGTTTTCCAGATTCAGCTGATGTTTGGCGCAAGCTCATTCCAATGTTCGTTAATCAAGGATATCGGGTTATTGCACCTGATATGCGCGGATTTGGCCAATCATCTATTCCAGAGAATGTCGGAGATTTTTCCATTCAATTCATCATGGCAGATATTCTTAAACTAAAAAAATTCCTTAACATTGATCAACCTGCTAAATTAATTGCTCATGATTGGGGCGCTAATATTGGTTGGATGCTAGCAAGCTTTTATCAGTCGGAGTTTGAATCATATATTGCAATCAGTGTCGGCCATCCTTATTCATACGCCAAAGATGGAGGCTTTGAACAACAGAAAAAGGGTTGGTACACCATGGCGTTCTTATTTGAAGGATTAGCCGAAGAATTGTTTTCTCAAAACAATTGGGCAGGCCTGCGGACATTTACCCAAAATCATCCTGAATTAGACAGCCATTGGATACCAGACTTATCACGCGAGGGCCGATTCACTGCTGCCCTGAACTTATACCGAGCAAATTTAGAGCCTCATAATAATTCGCAAACACCAGATATTCCACAATCCCAAATTCCTATATTAGGAATCTATGGGACGAACGACCTCTACTTAAGTGAAGCGCAAATGAAAAACTCAAGTAAATATCTAGATGGTGAATTCGACTACGTTACTGTTAAAGGTGGTCATTGGTTACCGATAGACGAACCAGAATTTATATTTGATCAAGCTACAAAATTCTACAACCATCAAACTAAGTAA
- a CDS encoding TetR/AcrR family transcriptional regulator C-terminal domain-containing protein, producing MNTRNNIIETFKHLSEEVGFEQVRISKICALLHIERKLFYYYFSDKYELLTTIYLNDINRDFNLAVTDKTNWQSNALKLLSSYRKSEKFYHATVLADNGTWKRVFGEHMEKLFTKLFIELSAEMTDKIEFYAQFFANGWDGLVFQWIKNYFSPLETELVDNFNGLINFTQKYIDNW from the coding sequence ATGAACACTCGAAATAATATTATTGAAACCTTCAAACATCTATCTGAAGAAGTTGGCTTCGAACAAGTTAGAATCAGTAAAATATGCGCCTTACTACATATTGAAAGGAAGCTATTTTACTACTACTTTAGCGATAAATATGAATTATTAACAACCATTTACTTAAACGATATTAATCGAGATTTTAACTTAGCAGTAACTGATAAAACAAACTGGCAATCAAATGCCTTAAAGCTATTAAGCTCATATCGTAAATCAGAGAAATTTTATCATGCAACAGTCTTGGCAGATAATGGTACCTGGAAAAGAGTATTTGGTGAACATATGGAGAAATTATTCACCAAATTATTTATTGAATTATCTGCAGAGATGACTGACAAAATCGAATTTTATGCGCAATTCTTTGCTAATGGTTGGGATGGACTAGTATTCCAATGGATTAAGAATTACTTCTCTCCCCTTGAAACTGAACTTGTTGATAATTTCAACGGTCTAATCAATTTCACGCAAAAGTATATTGATAATTGGTAA
- a CDS encoding N-acetyltransferase: MIRDFALDDIDDIMHLWLETNKQAHDFIESSYWENNFESVKEMMPHATIYVYESDGQIQGFIGLMDDYIAGIFISKDNQFKGIGTRLLNYTKEKRDKLTLEVYKKNTRAVQFYLREDFNISKREIDEETGESEYFMEWSQL; the protein is encoded by the coding sequence ATGATTAGAGATTTCGCGTTAGATGATATTGATGACATCATGCACCTGTGGCTGGAAACAAATAAACAAGCGCATGATTTTATCGAAAGCAGCTATTGGGAAAACAACTTTGAATCAGTTAAAGAGATGATGCCTCACGCAACAATCTATGTTTATGAATCTGATGGTCAAATTCAGGGATTTATAGGCTTGATGGATGATTATATTGCAGGAATTTTTATTTCTAAAGATAACCAATTCAAAGGGATAGGTACAAGACTGCTTAATTATACAAAGGAAAAGCGGGATAAGTTAACTTTAGAGGTCTATAAGAAGAATACCCGTGCAGTACAGTTTTATTTAAGAGAGGACTTTAATATTTCAAAAAGAGAGATAGACGAAGAGACTGGTGAAAGTGAATATTTCATGGAATGGAGTCAGTTATAA
- a CDS encoding TetR/AcrR family transcriptional regulator, translating to MRIKEFNPEEVLEKAELLFWQQGYEKTSIQNLVDTMGISRRSMYDTFGDKHKLFLLSLNMYYEQTSQEIANKLDESSNLGSNIKLIFDTYIHHSSKKPVGCLLVNSATELSIVDPEAYQKIKFYFRLENDALLALLERFSDDLLPNTNLVDVAKTLQNSLIGIRVLAKVNPQVEQLDSIVDHTIKALPWKDNEL from the coding sequence ATGCGAATTAAAGAATTTAATCCTGAAGAAGTTTTAGAAAAAGCTGAATTATTATTTTGGCAACAGGGCTATGAAAAAACTTCAATTCAAAATTTAGTTGATACGATGGGCATAAGTCGCCGCAGTATGTACGATACTTTTGGTGATAAACATAAATTATTTTTGCTATCACTTAATATGTACTATGAACAGACATCTCAGGAAATTGCCAATAAACTTGATGAATCATCGAATCTTGGTTCAAACATCAAGTTGATTTTTGACACGTACATTCATCATAGTTCAAAGAAACCAGTTGGATGTTTGTTAGTAAATTCTGCGACTGAATTATCGATTGTTGATCCGGAAGCATATCAGAAAATAAAATTTTATTTTCGGTTAGAAAACGACGCATTATTGGCACTTCTTGAACGATTTTCGGATGACTTGCTACCAAATACAAATTTAGTTGATGTGGCAAAGACATTGCAGAATTCATTAATCGGTATAAGGGTATTGGCCAAGGTTAATCCGCAAGTTGAACAACTTGATTCAATCGTCGATCACACAATAAAAGCATTACCATGGAAGGATAATGAATTATGA